tatttttgccaGTTGAGCATCTTGGAAACTTTCAGGCGGAACATTCTAATTTAACCATCAAAGTTTCTCTCTAAACCTATTACCATAACTTTGAATAAAACAAAGTACTTGCAGTGCAGAGCTCTAAGGAGCTGCAGTATAGTGTTAATAGATCCTAACAGAAGGAGCTGTGTTTTAATTACAGTGTTTTGTACACATTTAGAAAGCAAATTATTTGAAGCCAGAGCTATAGTCAATACCTGCAGTGCTAAcgaaattttaaataaatgtcttCTTCAAGGAAGTATTATGAAATTATAATCTCCTTGGAAAAATTACATCAAAATTATTTATCACTGGTGGGAAATACCCATATAACACATTGGTGGGTGCATTTTACAGGCCCCACTCTGTGCCAGTTCCCAGAGGATATGAGctgttacagcccccagctaaggGGGTTtgcctctttagctcaagctCTAACAGCTCATGATTTTTAACTCTGGAGGTGTCTGATTCAATTCCCAGTTGTTGGCCAAGAAGGTGGCTGTCTCACgtacaccccccacacccctgcatgCACACGTACACGTACACACGCACACAGTTTCAGTTTGACTACAGTAACAAAAGTAATTACATTGCCTGTTACAATTTACCCCTGTAGACATGGATAGATTCTTCCCTCAGATCCATATATTCCCTCTTCAAAGTTACTTCAGCTGGAAGTAATACAAAATTTCCTACTGGACCTTCAGAGTAATTTAAAAGTAAATAGGCTTgtaaaatccccccccccccataattaGGCTAGTTTCAATGCTTATTTCAGTAAAATGGAATACTTTAGATAAATCCAGAAGCTCTGGGTGGTTAACAaagaaatacaaatttaaaaattgtttatattcctttattaatttttattaatgtaGAATTTTCCACTAAATAAAGGAATAAACATTTACTCTGCATAAATGTACTTGATATATATCAATTTGACTTTTGAGCTACTGAAATTAGAACAATGGGGCCTGGAAAAAAGGTAGGAAAAATGATGAGTTGTAAACTATTTAAAGTAATGTGAGCCCTGGCACCCAGGGCTGAAGACCTTGGGCTTTGGTCGcaggctccagcaagtctaagccagtcctggagaccccattaaaaGGGGGTTGCGACTCACTTTTGGATCCTgaccaaaagtttgagaaccgatGTCCTAGAGCAATGTTCTATTGATCAAGCATGGCTTTGTTTTCAGTATTACCaaagtaaaaattaaatatttttcttttagccAAGTTGTGTAAACATGGTCCCAATGCACTGcttattcagacaaaactctcattgatttcaatacttCAGTGGATGTTTTGCTAATTTGATCAGGCCCCACAGTATTGTTTTACTATATTATGGTGATCTTAAGGAAATCAAACAGCTAAGGTGCTGGCAACATTTGGAAATGTCAGGCCCAGTTCTTCCCCTATTGAAGTGAATGTATTTTTTGTCATTGACTCTAGCAGGAGCAGATTTTAGCTCTTTAGGGAGTGAGTACTCTTCTAAAGGCCGCCTTGGAAGTGGTGGTTTTGAAAACAAGAAACAATGATCCCAGAAACACACAGCTCTTTGTCAAAACATATGTTTATTATTTTCAGATGtacatttaatataaatattagtGCACTTATTTCATCGTTTGTAAGCACATGTACAAAGCTGAATTTGAAAGCATTACCCTCCTTCCTCTCCAAGTTCCTTCTGCTTTGTCTCTCCCCTGTCTCTTAATAGCTGCAGGAGTGGGCACCCAAGGGGAGAGGATTGTCGAAAATCAATAGCTGCTAGTGCTGCTTTCAGACCGGTTGCAAGTTAGTACTTTTTGGCTTGTTATAAGTAACTAACCCATCACGTGCATGACATCGCACACAATGTCATGGACATGATGGGTTAGTCGCTAATAGCAATGTCAGTTCTTGAATACTTGTCTGAACATACCAGCCACAGACAGTCCTTTTATCATGTAACTGCCAGTGAACTGCACATTTTTAGAAGCTCACTTTGGTCTTTATGCTTGTAGTATTCACCATTAAGGAGACAACTGGACAATAACAAAGAATACTTTTGAACAGCTTCCTTCCACCACGTACCCTAATTTCCAaatagtgggcctgattcttctctccccCTAGCTTTACACTGTTGTAAGTCCATTGACAATGATGACAGTCACTCCTGAGTTACAGTAGTATAAGTGAGAAGGGAATGAGGCCAAGTCAGTTTAACCATAAAAATAGACCTGTATGTAATACATCTCTCTCATTGAatagcccctccttttaaaagcTTGACCTCAGTGTGTTTTCAATATTGTTAACTTCACGTTCTGTCATCTTGAGCTTGACATTGGTGCACCGAGGCAGACGCTTCCGAAAGTTCCCGCTAAGTAGTATGTAAAGGAAAGGGTTAATGCCGCTGCTGGCGTAGCTGAGGCAGATGGAGAAGTAATAGCTCACATAGAATGCCAGTGATGGCTGAGAAATCTGAAGATTCACGAGCTGTATCACATGGTATGGGGCAGCACTTACAACAAATACACTGACCAGCACCAGCACCATCTTGGTCAGTCTCATGACCCTTCGTCTTGGGAtactggtattgtaactgcaacACAAATGTGAAGATTGGTAACTGTTAAATGAAGATAATATAAAGGAAAGCACAGATCAGTAAGACAGTGTATTTTGGGCAAAATTTAGTCCTGACAGAAGCAGACACAAcacaactgaaataaaaatgaagttcCTGGGAATTGTCTGCTTCAGTCAGGGCTCAATATGGTCTTATGGGTTCATTAGTATAGGTGGcactgaaaagattttttttaataggccTGATTGATGGCAATTTGCTATCATTCAGAATATTGTGAACAAATATCTGCCCCTTCAGCATTGGAACTGTGCAGATTTGGGGCCCACAATTACTTCTGACTGTATTGTTTGAACTGGGGCACAAATACAGGGCACAAGATCATGGCTGGCCCTTATGTGGTCCTAAAGAGGTTGATAGGAATGATGCAAAGAAACTTCTCTCTACTACGCAAGGGTTGGCTATTTTTGAAGAACCTATGCACACTATTCCCTCTCTGCAGTCGCTGGAATGAAAGACACCACAAATGGAGTGGAGAAGAATACGGAAGAAGAATCCTCTGCAATAGGTGGTGGTGCCTGCCATGTATGCCATGTATACAAGGGATCTTGAGGAGAGATATGACTAGGGCTGGTTGAAGATTTTCTattgaaattgttctttttaaatgtacaattgcgtttttgactaaacaaatttttcattaaaagcaTCTGCTTTCTGTGGTAAATTTGAAAAACAGAATGCTCCCAAACTGTAATATTTTGTccgaaaaccaaaatattttgatggcAATGCTGCTGCAAAGCCTCATGGATATTGTAGTTTGGTGGTCTCCTGTCCCCCTTCTCTTCTATGGGCTGGCTCCTTGGCCAGACTACATCTTCCATCCTTCATCATGTAGTGGAAAAATTAACCACtcgttgtgtttggatcagaacaagcctgaggctcctttattgattacaagcatggggggtggaggggtggtaACGACTCTCAGTAGTTACCCTCCGATGCAAAgcacacacagctttttaaagcttaaaaccaCAGACAAATTACATATACTTCCGTATTAATTACCTTATTTGGAATACATTGCAAAATtaacatttgtcaaaatcaaaaacAAGTGTCTCCCCAACTAGGCCCCTCCTGTTAGTCACTGTCTGTTCTTTTGCAGTCAGTGACCTTTCTAACACAACTGTTATGGTTATATATTTCATAAGCATGACTATTACAAATTTGTTCTGCCTGGGGACTTTTCCATCCTGCCCCTTCATGCCCCTTATGCACAGAAAACCATTGTTCCTTTTGGGAACTTTCCACTGTGACTTCTCCTACCCCTTGATACACATAAGCAAGCAGGATATCAGTTTACGGCCTGCAGGCAAGCTTGACCAAAGTCAGGGCCTTGACCTGAGTTTATGTCCTGTTATTTTTCCCTCACAATCATAAACAAGGATTTTCATGATACACCACCTCTTCTCTCTAAGAGAGAAGATCATGGTGCATTTTGGGAGATGTAGTTTGACCAGGTTGCCTGGCCCATAAAGGAGAATGGTAGCTTGAGAAACCTGAGCTACTACTCCCATAAGGCACCCACAGCATTtccaaatggaaatgttttggccaaaatatttcaggttttgaccaacatttttttaatatttgaatttctgccaaaaattgaaattttcaatggaaaattttagtttttaattttcatttctgaACTTCCTatttctccacccccacctccaccccaattTCAACTAACTCTAATCAAGAATTTGGTCCTCGCTATCAGGAGTTCTAACTCAGTCAGCACCTgaaatcatttctttttaaaaaaactgcttcAACCAAAAGACAAAACCACACCAATTTCCCATCACATTTTGGAgaaataattcttttttgagaTAAAAAACTGTATGCACAATTGCAGCCAGGAACCTATTTCTTTTGGATTATGTTATAAGCCAATACTGGAAATATTGTTATAATGTTATAAGCCAATGGAAATACTGACACAGCTCAgtgctggaatagcaggggacaAAGCTCAGTACAGATATAACTGGGTGAAAtataatggcctgtgttataaaggagaTTAGACAAAATGATCTCATGCCTTTAGGGGTTTAAACTCAATGTACATGTATAAGCCTTAATTCATTATGTTTTAAAAGAGTTTCTATTAATAATTCTGTCACATAGCTTCATGAGACAGCATTCGTATCTGAGAAGGTTTTTGCCCACCAAACCAAACCTAATTATGGGCCTGAGACTACAAGGTGCTGTGTGTCTGGTCTGAGGTGCTGAATACCCTCAACTCCTACTGACATCATGGGAGTGAAGGGTATACAGCGCCTTTCAGGACTCGGCCCCCTGCGAACAAGTTCTTCCCACCCCTAGTAGCATATCTGAAATATAAAATACTTTACCATCCTGCTTTCTTGTTTTGCTGATACATCTCCCATGTGTAACATAAAATCAATATATAGCAAATGAATATCAGTGGTAATGGAAAAAAGAAAGTTGTTATAGTCAGATAAAGCGTGTACCTGGAAAACAAAATGCAGAGAGAACAGACAACGTGTTTACATAATGCATATAAATAAcctcagaaatggaaaaaaaaatatatatacaacatttttcagaaagtggcctctgattttgggtgtccTAGGACCTCACTTTTGGAACCTCAACTGAAGTCAAGAGGAGctgtgagtgttcagcacttctgagaatAAACTCCCAAAACACTCAAGCTAGGCactcaaaaactgaggcacacaaaatcAGAGGCctcttttgaacattttggctgTGATTTAATTATAGGACAAGATATGTAGTGTACAGTTAGTGGCTCATGTACTCTGGGTATCATTCTGAAAGAACATGAAACATACAAATATGAACTCAGTAGAGTATCAACATTTTCGAAAGTGCTCAGGGTTGACCTAACTCggctgtcattgaagtcaatggtaaaatttccattgatttcttgTATCATTAGTTCCTAGCATTATTATGAATGCcaagcacatctgaaaatcccaaccttcatttatttttcttcccaaaTGACAATTCTATAAATAAGGCAGAAATCTGGGCAGGGCCTGATGCTGGAGGGCCATGTGTATGTTTTGGAGAATGTAGGTTAATTTTTTCATGGGCCATAGCCTCAAACAAGCATAGCCTGCCTGGACAGACAGTGCACTGAGAGATCTCTATATGGAAGAGAAGGTACCTAATTCCAGCCAGAGACTCAGCCCTCcaggccatatcctcagctgctgcacatcagtgtagctccattgcaTTCAGTTGTGCTGAGGCCATCAATATTCGTAATAATATCTAGGACTACTTTAGTGGAGATAGCACTCTGAACTGCCAAGCAGGACACCAAAGTTTGGCTCATTCTTCTGTTCCCTCATGTCACTGAAAGGAATGCTGCAGACAAAATGGGCTTggacctcagctggtgtgaatcagaactgaagtcagtggaacgaCTCTTTCACCAACTGAGGGCCTGGCACTTGTAGTTTTAGAACCTTACCAAAGTACATCATCAGGTGACGTTAGATCGAAAGCACAACTCTCCAAGCCATCTTTGAATTTGATTACTTTTGAGTAGACCCACACAGGAAACACCAGGATCAGTGAAGCTGCCCACAGGCATATATTAACTCGAATAGCCTTGGATCTTGTTCTCAGGCTAGTGAGGCGAAATGGTTGTACAAGAGCCAAGTACCTGCAAAAACAGGTAACAGAACAATATAatggaaaatataaaatgaattaGGAAGTTTATATAGTTGTCCCtaaagtaataaataaaatatccaTTGCCAAAAGTGaaagctgctttttaaaagtcatataaTGCTACAAACAGGAGGAAAAAGCACTTTGAATCTGCAGTTTATTCAAGCAGTTCTCTGAACAGTCCACAACTGCAGTTATGAGTCATTACGCTTTGGTTACCActattaaaatatgaccatgtagatcttTGTTGccaccactgttatataattgcaacaaatcttacaCAAAgtgtgtcaagtaaggtgtcaatagaaaagttatgatttgctgactatgattatgctatctgcattcatgtatcattttggtatttGAAGTTCTGAGTATTGACtttatacctggatttcaaatgtttgctcctgtggtaacatCCACAaagtatttagcctgcacatcttttttaggatatagatattcaggcctgcctgcaaaggtctatactttaagaatttaggtatatgtttatcactTAGCTATAGAGGtatgaaagaaagaatcaaaatcactgtctgactgtataaggccttttctcactgtgacaatctgaggccctgttcttaggctaaggtctccagctaagcagcagaggcagcctgtcaaggttcctcccccactctgaactgtagggtacagatgtggggacctgcatgaaaaacctcctaagcttatctttaccagcttaggtcaaaacttccccaaggtacaaaatattccacccgttgtccttggactggctgctaccaccaccaaactaatactggttactggggaagagctgtttggacgtgtccttccccccaaaatacttcccaaaaccttgcaccccacttcctggacaaggtttggtaaaaagcctcaccaatttgcctaggtgactacagacccagacccttggatcttaagaacaatgaacaatcctcccaacacttgcaccccccctttcctgggaaatattggataaaaaagcctcaccaatttgcataggtgaccacagacccaaacccttggatctgagaacaatgaaaaagcattcagtttcttacaagaagacttttaataaaaatagaagtaaatagaaataaagaaatcccccctgtaaaatcaggatggtagatatcttacagggtaattagattcaaaaacatagagaacccctctaggcaaaaccttaagttacaaaaaagatacacagacagaaatagttattctattcagcacaattcttttctcagccatttaaagaaatcataatctaacacatgcctagctagattacttactaaaagttctaagactccattcctggtctatccccgacaaagaccagcatatagacagacacagaccctttgtttctctccctcctcccagcttttgaaagtatcttgtctcctcattggtcattttggtcaggtgccagcaaggttacctttagcttcttaaccctttacaggtgagaggagctttcccctggctaggagggatttcaaaggggtttacccttccctttatatttatgacacagccataagctgggaagcgaatggtcacatccttacattccaaactagtcacattgaaatatggtgctattgggctgttaggaatacaatcctgtcctgataatgccgatcaccttcagagaaagggaagtgcctagaagatgtaaaaggaaacttactttgatagcatcctgtctggcaagaactcacttatcaatagctgggatgtgaaatcctcatttctttgttgttctatcactgtagtccccatttccctattgtttgtctatataatctctgtctggttctgtgactgtttctgtctgctgtataattaattttgctgggtgtaaactaattaaggtggttggatataattggttaaataatcgtGTTACATtaggttaggattggttagttaaatttcagtaaaatgattggttaaggtatcgctaagcagaactcaagttttactatatagtctgcagtcaatcaggaagtaaggggggaatgggaacagggaattggGATGGgtgaattggaatcatgttttgctaagtggggggggggaatgggaacagggaatgggaacagggacacaggtaaggttctgtggtgtcagagctgggaagggggacactaaggaaggaaattggaattattgcttgctggaagttcaccccaataatcatcaaattgtttgcagctttggacttcgggtattgttgctctctgttcgtgcgagaaggaccagggaagtaagtgggtgaaggaataagccccctaacaatcttgaagggactattcaataAAATGGCCCATCAacgaacacttaactcacaatggaagatgcctatctacacttaatggactttcctgtgaactTTGTAGCTGGAGTATGAGTAATGGTTTCTGCTTTGACTAAACCATATCaagcatggacatgtgactttcccatgtgactccaaacaccatcttgttacctgcaattttccacagtgagaacaatgggattccctccacatggcagaagctatacaAAAGGCTCCAtttggcctctttcctgctcaaacctctggaccaTGAACTTCTACTAaaaatgggagcattctaaccaagggactgaggaccttccaagtATTTGGAAACAActagagacttaacaagccagcagtttattccataactgctacaaccctgatccaagaactttgcaattattacacgtatttgattcctttaacaaattttaactctcacctttctttctttttataaataaacctttagattttagatactaaaggactggcaacagtgtgattgggtaagatctaa
This genomic window from Eretmochelys imbricata isolate rEreImb1 chromosome 3, rEreImb1.hap1, whole genome shotgun sequence contains:
- the MCHR2 gene encoding melanin-concentrating hormone receptor 2, which translates into the protein MNEIQPSCWNSTPVLFNRSWSGGHYYQVISAAETIILPSLIGIICSMGLVGNILIVFTIVRSRKKNIPDIYICNLAVADLVHIIGMPFLIHQWARGGEWVFGSPLCTIITSLDTCNQFACSAIMTVMSLDRYLALVQPFRLTSLRTRSKAIRVNICLWAASLILVFPVWVYSKVIKFKDGLESCAFDLTSPDDVLWYTLYLTITTFFFPLPLIFICYILILCYTWEMYQQNKKAGCYNTSIPRRRVMRLTKMVLVLVSVFVVSAAPYHVIQLVNLQISQPSLAFYVSYYFSICLSYASSGINPFLYILLSGNFRKRLPRCTNVKLKMTEREVNNIENTLRSSF